GGACAGCGACATTCTCGTCCGCGCCTCGACCAAGCAGGCGCGACTGGTCACCTACGGCGGGCAGCGCATGTCGATGTCGACTCACCTCGCCGACCGGGTCCGCGGCTACTTGGCCGACGACCGCGACTGGCACCGCTTCCCCGACGACGTGCGCGAATGGCTGGAAGTGCAGAAGCGCCGCTCGATCCTGCCGCAGCCCGACCAGCTGTTGGTCGAGACCTTTCCGCACGAAGGTCGCCACTTCATGTGCGCCTACAGTTTCGAAGGGTGGAACGCGCACCAGTCGCTCGGCATGCTCGTCACCAAGCGGATGGAGAGCGCGGGCCTCAAGCCGCTCGGCTTCGTCGCCAACGACTATGCCATCGCCTGCTACGGGCTGGAGCCGGTCACCGACCCGCGTCCTCTCTTTTCGCCCGACATCCTCGAACAGGAATTCGTCGAGTGGATCGAACAATCGCACCTGCTGAAGCGCGCCTTTCGCGAGGTCGCGGTGATCGGCGGACTGGTCGAGCGCCAGCATCCGGGCAAGCGCAAAACCGGCAAGCAGGTCAGCTTTTCGACCGACCTCATCTACGACGTGCTTCGCAAGTACGAACCGGGCCACCTGCTGCTGAAGGCGGCGTGGGAGGATGCGCGGGCGCGGATGACCGAGCTTGGCCGGCTCGCCCGGCTGGTCGATCGGGCCGCCGAGACGATGGTCCATGTCCAGGCCGAGCGCGTCACCCCGCTCGCGGTGCCGCTGATGGTCGTGATCGGGCGCGAGTCGGTACCGGCGGGGACTGCAGAGGACCAGTTGCTGATCGAGGCCGAGGCACTCGCCGCCGAGGCGATGCGGCTCGACTGATCCGCCTCGACGAGGGTGGACGCATAAGGCATGATCGCCCCATGCGCCGCATCCTCATCTTGTCCGCCCTGCCGATCGCCCTGTCGGGCTGCGTCGTCGGCACCATCGCCAGCACCGCGGTCGATGTCGTCACCCTTCCGGTCAAGGCCGCGTCGGCGGGCGTCGATGCGGTGACCACCAGCCAGTCGGAAGCCGACGAGAAGCGCGGACGCGAACTTCGCAAGGCCGAGGAAAGAGCCGGCAAGCGCGACCGCGAATGGCAGCGTCAGTGCAAGAAGGCACAGGACCGCGGCGAACCCTGCCCGCCGCGCCCCGCCTCCGACATCAACTGAGCAGCGTCGTCCCGCGTCTCACCGCGAGGGACGGACTGGACCCGGCCCGCTCGCTCGTTCAGACGGTCTTACGTGCGCTACTTCCTCGACACCGAATATAATGGCTTCGGCGGAGCCTTGCTCAGCCTGGCGCTGGTGCCCGAAGACGGCGGCGAAGAGTTTTATGCGACCATCGCGCATGACGGCCCGCTCGACCCCTGGGTCGAACGCCACGTCGTGCCGTACCTCGACATGGTCCCCGAATCGTTGAAGGCGCCGCGCCTGTCGCGCCTCGCCGCGGCGGAATCGCTCGCGCACTGGCTGGCGCATGACGAGGCGCCCGACATCATCGCCGACTGGCCCGAGGACTTGTCGCACTTCGCGATGCTATGGGTGATCGGCCCGGGCCAGATGCTTCACGCGCCGCAGTTCACGCTCCGCTTCGTGCCGATGCCCGGCTTTTCGACCGCGGCGAACAGCGCGGTGCCGCACAATGCGCTGCACGATGCCCGGTCGCTTCGCGATCACGTCATGGGGTTGGAATAGCGCGCGAAAGCGGGTTACAGCGCCGCTCATGGTTCCCTTTTCGTTCGCCGGTCACGAATTCCTCGCCAGCCCCGATGGCGCGCTGCACTGGCCGGCTGAGGACGCCCTGCTGGTCGCCGACCTGCATCTGGAAAAGGCGAGCTGGTTCGCGCGGCTCGGCCAGATGCTGCCGCCCTATGATTCGATCGCGACCCTGTCGGCGCTGGAACGCGACATCGAGCGCAGCGGCGTTTCGCGCCTCTATTGCCTTGGCGACAGTTTCCACGACCGCTTCGGCTGCGACCGGCTGCCCGACGATGCGCGCGCGTTGCTGACCTCGCTCACTGCGCGGCTCGATTGGGTGTGGATCACCGGCAATCACGACGCGGGCTTCGTCGATCATTGCGGCGGCCGGATCGTCGAGGAGATGACGGTTCGCGGGCTGGTGCTTCGGCACGAAGCCGTCGCCAACGACCCCGCCCCCGAACTGTCGGGCCATTATCACCCCAAGCTTCGCCTGCGCATGAAGGGGCGGCACGTGTCGCGGCGGTGCTACGTCACGACCGCGACCAAGCTGATCCTGCCCGCTTATGGCTCGCTGACCGGCGGGCTCGACGCGCACCATCCCGAGATCATGCGCAAGGTCGGCCCCGGTGCGTCAGCGCTGGTCCCGGTCACCGACCGAGTCCTGCGCTTTCCGATCGCCGCCTAGGCGAGC
Above is a genomic segment from Sphingomonas sp. LY29 containing:
- the pdeM gene encoding ligase-associated DNA damage response endonuclease PdeM, coding for MVPFSFAGHEFLASPDGALHWPAEDALLVADLHLEKASWFARLGQMLPPYDSIATLSALERDIERSGVSRLYCLGDSFHDRFGCDRLPDDARALLTSLTARLDWVWITGNHDAGFVDHCGGRIVEEMTVRGLVLRHEAVANDPAPELSGHYHPKLRLRMKGRHVSRRCYVTTATKLILPAYGSLTGGLDAHHPEIMRKVGPGASALVPVTDRVLRFPIAA